tcattcaACGTAGCACCGATACGTAGACCCGATACGTAGACCGGATACGTAGACCGATACGTAGACCCGATACGTAACCCGATACGTAAACGGTACGTAAACAGGATACGGTAGATCCGATACGTAGACCGCGATACGTAGACCCGATACGTAGACCGAGTACGTAGAACCCGATACCGTAGACCCGATACGTAGACCCGATACGTAGACCGATACGTAGAACCGATACGTAGACCCGATACGTAGACCCGATACGTAGACCGATAACGAAACAGGATACGTAGACCGATACGTAGACCGATACGTAAGACCCGATACGTAACCCGATACGTAGACCCGATAACGTAGACCCGATACGTAAAACAGGATACGTAGACCCGATACGTAGACCCGATACTAAACAGGTACGTAGACCCGATAACGTAGACCCGCATACGTAGAGACCCGATAGCGTAACCCATACGTAGACCCGATAGTAGACCCGATACGTTAGACCCGATAACGTAGAACCCTAGATAACAGTAAACAGGATACGTTAGACCCGATACGTAGACGCCGATACGTAGAAAACACGATACCAGACCCGATACGTAGACCTCGATACTATCGGATACGTAACCCGATACCGTAGATCGGGATACGTAGACCCCGATACGTAGAATCGGATAACGTAGACCCATACGTAGACCGGATACGTAGACCGATAGCGTAGACCCGATACGTAGCCGCGATAGTAGACGCCATTACGTAGATCGGATACGTAGACCGATACGGAGACGATACTGTGACCCGATCGGTATGTTGTCCGTATGTTAAGCATACTATAATACTGTGTGGGGAACGGATGATGTTAAAAGGGATTTAAAGTCAAATGTTATTGAAAATATGACCTCGATACGGTGGTCCTAAAAAGTGAACCACAGACCGATTTAAACTATTGGAGTTGGCGGTGTTTCTTTTACATTCATGTCCTATTTAAACAACAGTGTTGATTACTATGATTACAGTGTTCCTGGATATTTATACTATCTGATTAAGTGTTCTCGATTTAAACTATTGCATAGACAGTGTTCCCGATTTAAACTATTGATATAGTGTATCCGATTTAAACTACTTGATTAAGTTTCGATTTAACAAGCTGTCATATTCGTAAATCTATTGATACAGTGATTGCCGACTTTAAACAACTAATGATTATAGTGTTCCGATTTTAAACTTATTGATTACACGTGTCACGAATTTAAAAAAACTAATGATTACAGTGTCATTTCTTGATTAGTGTTCATAACTATTGAATTAAGCTGTTCCGATTTAAAACTATTGGATTACACGTGTCCGTTTAAACTTAATGTTCTACAGTTGTTGTTTAAACTATTGATTACAGTGTTCGATTTATATTGATTAAGTGTCGTACTATTGATTTACAAGTGTTTACTCGGTATTATAAACTAATTGGAATTACAAGTGGTCCGATTTAAACTTATTGTATGTACAGTGTCCGATTTAAACTATTGATTAAGTGGTTGTTACCGATTGTTAAACTTATTGATTAAGTGTTCTCGCGATACATTAAACTATTGATTAAAGTGTTCCGGTTTAAACTATTGAGATTACAGTGTTCCGGAATTTAAACCTATTGGATTACCAGTGGTTACCGGTTTAAACTATTAGATTACAGTGTTTTTCCGGTTTCAAACTTATTAAGATTTGCGGTTAGGACTCTAATTAAGTGTTCCGGTTTTAGAACTATTGATTAGAAGTGTTCTCCGGTTTAAAACTATTTGATTAATGGTTGCGTAACTATAGTAGTCATGCTTCTGCGTGTTAAACTATGATAAAGGTCGATACGATTAATAAACTATTGATTACGGTGTTTCCGATTAAACAAATATAAAACTGAGTGATTAACCAGTGTTTCCGATTATAAAACTATTGGTATATTTGTGGTGTATCCATCCTGAACATCTAGGTTACACANNNNNNNNNNNNNNNNNNNNNNNNNNNNNNNNNNNNNNNNNNNNNNNNNNNNNNNNNNNNNNNNNNNNNNNNNNNNNNNNNNNNNNNNNNNNNNNNNNNNNNNNNNNNNNNNNNNNNNNNNNNNNNNNNNNNNNNNNNNNNNNNNNNNNNNNNNNNNNNNNNNNNNNNNNNNNNNNNNNNNNNNNNNNNNNNNNNNNNNNNNNNNNNNNNNNNNNNNNNNNNNNNNNNNNNNNNNNNNNNNNNNNNNNNNNNNNNNNNNNNNNNNNNNNNNNNNNNNNNNNNNNNNNNNNNNNNNNNNNNNNNNNNNNNNNNNNNNNNNNNNNNNNNNNNNNNNNNNNNNNNNNNNNNNNNNNNNNNNNNNNNNNNNNNNNNNNNNNNNNNNNNNNNNNNNNNNNNNNNNNNNNNNNNNNNNNNNNNNNNNNNNNNNNNNNNNNNNNNNNNNNNNNNNNNNNNNNNNNNNNNNNNNNNNNNNNNNNNNNNNNNNNNNNNNNNNNNNNNNNNNNNNNNNNNNNNNNNNNNNNNNNNNNNNNNNNNNNNNNNNNNNNNNNNNNNNNNNNNNNNNNNNNNNNNNNNNNNNNNNNNNNNNNNNNNNNNNNNNNNNNNNNNNNNNNNNNNNNNNNNNNNNNNNNNNNNNNNNNNNNNNNNNNNNNNNNNNNNNNNNNNNNNNNNNNNNNNNNNNNNNNNNNNNNNNNNNNNNNNNNNNNNNNNNNNNNNNNNNNNNNNNNNNNNNNNNNNNNNNNNNNNNNNNNNNNNNNNNNNNNNNNNNNNNNNNNNNNNNNNNNNNNNNNNNNNNNNNNNNNNNNNNNNNNNNNNNNNNNNNNNNNNNNNNNNNNNNNNNNNNNNNNNNNNNNNNNNNNNNNNNNNNNNNNNNNNNNNNNNNNNNNNNNNNNNNNNNNNNNNNNNNNNNNNNNNNNNNNNNNNNNNNNNNNNNNNNNNNNNNNNNNNNNNNNNNNNNNNNNNNNNNNNNNNNNNNNNNNNNNNNNNNNNNNNNNNNNNNNNNNNNNNNNNNNNNNNNNNNNNNNNNNNNNNNNNNNNNNNNNNNNNNNNNNNNNNNNNNNNNNNNNNNNNNNNNNNNNNNNNNNNNNNNNNNNNNNNNNNNNNNNNNNNNNNNNNNNNNNNNNNNNNNNNNNNNNNNNNNNNNNNNNNNNNNNNNNNNNNNNNNNNNNNNNNNNNNNNNNNNNNNNNNNNNNNNNNNNNNNNNNNNNNNNNNNNNNNNNNNNNNNNNNNNNNNNNNNNNNNNNNNNNNNNNNNNNNNNNNNNNNNNNNNNNNNNNNNNNNNNNNNNNNNNNNNNNNNNNNNNNNNNNNNNNNNNNNNNNNNNNNNNNNNNNNNNNNNNNNNNNNNNNNNNNNNNNNNNNNNNNNNNNNNNNNNNNNNNNNNNNNNNNNNNNNNNNNNNNNNNNNNNNNNNNNNNNNNNNNNNNNNNNNNNNNNNNNNNNNNNNNNNNNNNNNNNNNNNNNNNNNNNNNNNNNNNNNNNNNNNNNNNNNNNNNNNNNNNNNNNNNNNNNNNNNNNNNNNNNNNNNNNNNNNNNNNNNNNNNNNNNNNNNNNNNNNNNNNNNNNNNNNNNNNNNNNNNNNNNNNNNNNNNNNNNNNNNNNNNNNNNNNNNNNNNNNNNNNNNNNNNNNNNNNNNNNNNNNNNNNNNNNNNNNNNNNNNNNNNNNNNNNNNNNNNNNNNNNNNNNNNNNNNNNNNNNNNNNNNNNNNNNNNNNNNNNNNNNNNNNNNNNNNNNNNNNNNNNNNNNNNNNNNNNNNNNNNNNNNNNNNNNNNNNNNNNNNNNNNNNNNNNNNNNNNNNNNNNNNNNNNNNNNNNNNNNNNNNNNNNNNNNNNNNNNNNNNNNNNNNNNNNNNNNNNNNNNNNNNNNNNNNNNNNNNNNNNNNNNNNNNNNNNNNNNNNNNNNNNNNNNNNNNNNNNNNNNNNNNNNNNNNNNNNNNNNNNNNNNNNNNNNNNNNNNNNNNNNNNNNNNNNNNNNNNNNNNNNNNNNNNNNNNNNNNNNNNNNNNNNNNNNNNNNNNNNNNNNNNNNNNNNNNNNNNNNNNNNNNNNNNNNNNNNNNNNNNNNNNNNNNNNNNNNNNNNNNNNNNNNNNNNNNNNNNNNNNNNNNNNNNNNNNNNNNNNNNNNNNNNNNNNNNNNNNNNNNNNNNNNNNNNNNNNNNNNNNNNNNNNNNNNNNNNNNNNNNNNNNNNNNNNNNNNNNNNNNNNNNNNNNNNNNNNNNNNNNNNNNNNNNNNNNNNNNNNNNNNNNNNNNNNNNNNNNNNNNNNNNNNNNNNNNNNNNNNNNNNNNNNNNNNNNNNNNNNNNNNNNNNNNNNNNNNNNNNNNNNNNNNNNNNNNNNNNNNNNNNNNNNNNNNNNNNNNNNNNNNNNNNNNNNNNNNNNNNNNNNNNNNNNNNNNNNNNNNNNNNNNNNNNNNNNNNNNNNNNNNNNNNNNNNNNNNNNNNNNNNNNNNNNNNNNNNNNNNNNNNNNNNNNNNNNNNNNNNNNNNNNNNNNNNNNNNCCCGGTCGACAGAGCCCCGGACGACAGAGCCCCGGACGACACCCGAGCCCCGGACGACAGAGGCCCGGACGACAGAGGCCCGGACGACAGAGGCCCGGACGACAGAGGCCCGGACGaaagagtagtgcactaaatgagaaatggggtgccatttgggactcattcaACGTAGACCCGATACGTAGACCCGATACGTAGACCGGATACGTAGACCCGACAGTCAAACGAGAAAACGAATAAGCATGCACTCATTAGTAACCCAACGGCCAATGGCGTCGCTGGTTGTAACGATGGAACCTGTCTTTCCAGATGTGTATCAGGCATTCTCACCCCTTGTATGAAGCTGGTCTTGTTGAGCACGCTGTAGTCCCAGAGGACCACGTCTCCTCCCTTGGAGCCGACCGCCAGCGTAGTGGGGTGTGTGGGGTGCCACTCCAGACAGGTGACCCGCCGGTCAAACGGACTGGCTGTACGATGGAGCTTATAGGAGGACAGGGAACGTACAAACGGCTCCTGGAGACACTGGGGAGGGAAATAAGATATCATGtactaatgatgatgatgatgatgccaaGAAACGAGTTTGTTAGACCCTCAATTTCTTCTTTTAGTACCGGTTTCCCGGTTAAAGCATCTTTAAGGCTCTGTTCgtcgttagaaccttcgtaggaacatcgttaaatctctgagctgtttcccaaacCAATCGTAATCAAAACGGCCtacctcagaccactcgtagctacagtggggcaaaaaagtatttagtcagSCACCAAttggagcctcttaaagaagaagttacaggtctgtgagacccAGAAATAACGTCTTTTGgaaaattggtggctgactaaatactttttttgccccactgtatgtgcgtCAATCGATGCTTCTTTTTGTTGCCCTCCctcgtcactttatacacagaagatctcggctaaacatagaatcacatggtttatccgtctctctgtgaccgccggtaacttcagaacaaagttgactacaaatacaaaagttgccaatgtctttgcaattgatacaaacaaagCGACGtataaaaatatgcttaaaatataaaaacaacaggCCTATTTCAATTataatgaaatacatttcatgattAATCGAGTTCTATTTTACTACTTGTACTCTACTGTCTGTAATGTCTCAGTATATTTTATGACGTGTCGCCTAAAGTGRTCAATGATCTGRSAWWRKMMMSATTTTTATTGAGTAAACATTKAAAtcagccgcctcaatatttgcagccgtcggtggtaatatctctctaggagctgatccgtggTCAGTATTGTGATAATAATTCTGATGTTCAGGtcagatttgaatggagaaagctgtcAGACACTAATGTTCCCTAGTCACCCTACTAGCTGTCACCCTACTAGCTGTCAGACACCACTGTTCCCTAGTCACCCTACTAGCTGTCAGACACTACTGTTCCCTAGTCACCCTACTAGCTGTCAGACACTACTGTTCCCTAGTCACCCTACCAGCTGTCAGACACTACTGTTCCCTAGTCACCCTACCAGCTGTCAGACACTACTGTTCCCTAGTCACCCTACTAGCTGTCACCCTACTAGCTGTCAAGACACACTAGTCTGACTGTAGTAATGTACCGGTCTCATCTGAGAATGAAGGCTCTGCCCCAGTGTACTCTGGTAAATGTAGTGTACCTGTCTCATCTGAGAATGAAGGCTCTGCCCCAGTGTACTCNNNNNNNNNNNNNNNNNNNNNNNNNNNNNNNNNNNNNNNNNNNNNNNNNNNNNNNNNNNNNNNNNNNNNNNNNNNNNNNNNNNNNNNNNNNNNNNNNNNNNNNNNNNNNNNNNNNNNNNNNNNNNNNNNNNNNNNNNNNNNNNNNNNNNNNNNNNNNNNNNNNNNNNNNNNNNNNNNNNNNNNNNNNNNNNNNNNNNNNNNNNNNNNNNNNNNNNNNNNNNNNNNNNNNNNNNNNNNNNNNNNNNNNNNNNNNNNNNNNNNNNNNNNNNNNNNNNNNNNNNNNNNNNNNNNNNNNNNNNNNNNNNNNNNNNNNNNNNNNNNNNNNNNNNNNNNNNNNNNNNNNNNNNNNNNNNNNNNNNNNNNNNNNNNNNNNNNNNNNNNNNNNNNNNNNNNNNNNNNNNNNNNNNNNNNNNNNNNNNNNNNNNNNNNNNNNNNNNNNNNNNNNNNNNNNNNNNNNNNNNNNNNNNNNNNNNNNNNNNNNNNNNNNNNNNNNNNNNNNNNNNNNNNNNNNNNNNNNNNNNNNNNNNNNNNNNNNNNNNNNNNNNNNNNNNNNNNNNNNNNNNNNNNNNNNNNNNNNNNNNNNNNNNNNNNNNNNNNNNNNNNNNNNNNNNNNNNNNNNNNNNNNNNNNNNNNNNNNNNNNNNNNNNNNNNNNNNNNNNNNNNNNNNNNNNNNNNNNNNNNNNNNNNNNNNNNNNNNNNNNNNNNNNNNNNNNNNNNNNNNNNNNNNNNNNNNNNNNNNNNNNNNNNNNNNNNNNNNNNNNNNNNNNNNNNNNNNNNNNNNNNNNNNNNNNNNNNNNNNNNNNNNNNNNNNNNNNNNNNNNNNNNNNNNNNNNNNNNNNNNNNNNNNNNNNNNNNNNNNNNNNNNNNNNNNNNNNNNNNNNNNNNNNNNNNNNNNNNNNNNNNNNNNNNNNNNNNNNNNNNNNNNNNNNNNNNNNNNNNNNNNNNNNNNNNNNNNNNNNNNNNNNNNNNNNNNNNNNNNNNNNNNNNNNNNNNNNNNNNNNNNNNNNNNNNNNNNNNNNNNNNNNNNNNNNNNNNNNNNNNNNNNNNNNNNNNNNNNNNNNNGTCACCCTACTACTGTCAAGACACACTAGTCTTGACTGTAGTAACTGTACCGGTCTGAAGGCTCTGCCCCAGTGTACTCTGGTAAATGTAGTGTACCTGTCTCATCTGAGAATGAAGGCTCTGCCCCAGTGTACTCTGGTAAATGTAGTGCAGGATGCTTCCTGGTCCACTTCTCTTCCCAACTGAAAACTTGGTCATGGTGGTTGGGAAAACAGGCCCTGAAATAGAAGATCGGTACAGTCAATAACATCAAAGAACGGAAAGAGTCACTTCTCTCTGTGACAAGATTTATACAGTAACATTTCTGGAGGGGGGAAATGAAATACAAGACAGTGCAGCCAATCAAAAGCTTCTATAACGGAGAATGGCGTTTCTATTAGATCCATTGGTATTTTACTAGCAGACCTGTTTTCAATGTGGTCTTTCCGTCCATCTTCTGCCGTAGCTTCTTGGAGATGGTTTGTCCTGCAGCTCCAGACGTTTCTCCGTTCTGCTTCCTCGACTTCTGCTTCGATTCAGATGCTTCTGAAGGAGCCTTCTTTGCCCGTGCCATTTCTGAGTGTgttaaaataaaaattaacaaCGAATCACTTGTGTTCACGGCTAAATCAAAGTTTGACAGAAAACATCAAATAGATACACAGTATGTATTCTAGCTAGAATAGATATCTTCACCTGGTACTGACCTTCACCCGGTACCGACCTTCACCAGGTACTCAACCATGCACCTGGTACCGAGCTTCACCTGGTACCGGCCTTCACCCTCTACTGACCTTCACcgggtactcaaccctgcacctggTACCGACctggtactcaaccctgcacctggTACCGACCTTCACctggtactcaaccctgcacctggTACCGAACTTCACCTGGcactcaaccctgcacctggTACCGACCTTCACctggtactcaaccctgcaccttagagaccaCTGCCCTTTCTAAATAGTCATTGAACacctgtcactttaataatgtttacattctgtttTACCCCCTttatgtgtgtatactgtattctagtcaaatCCATCATTATTAGttgtttttattgattatttgtgtacctatttgacattttactgcattgttaggagctagttgcgtaagcatttcgctgcaccSGGTTTACCATCTGCCAAACTGTGTGCACGTaacacgaccaataaactttttatttgatttaatggttgcacaacaacaaacaactaaCGCTACGTCCGGACAACCAGTCCAGCTATGTAATGCTTGTTCATCAAATGACATGAAAATACATTACCAGTGCAATAGGAAAGCGCTCCTTCTTCTTCGTTGAATTGTTAttttcatgcacacacaccacacgtgagAAGTGCTTTATGTAAGTGAAAGTCCAGTGTTTTGTAACGTCTCTGTGTTACATCTTCTGCCCGGCAGGCGGCATGTTGGAAATGGATTCTGGAAGTTTTGTACACCGGAAATAGTAGGGTGGGACTTCCGGTGGTTCCGTCTACGCTGATTAGTTGAATTTGTCCGCGAGACGGCTGAGCGGAGCGAGTTTGAAACAAGTGGAGAAGTAAACAAGGAGACTGGGTTGAGAAAATCAAACGGTAACAATTCACAATGATACGACCTAAGTGAGTATAAATGTTGCGATTGCAATGAAAATGATGTATTATTTAATGATTTGCAAATACCAGTTATNGGTAACAATTCACAATGATACGACCTAAGTGAGTATAAATGTTGCGATTGCAATGAAAATGATGTATTATTTAATGATTTGCAAATACCAGTTATCGCAAACGAATCTCGTCAAGTTACTGTTACTAGCCgcctaccacccggtactctaccctgcaccttagagactgctgccctatgtacatagtcattcaacactggtcacttttatttaacctttatttaactaggcaagtcagttaagaacaaattattatttacaatgacagcctgggaacagtgggtaccagatttgtaccttgtcagctcggggattcaatctagcaacctttcagttaccggcccaatgctctgaccaataggctacctgccgcccccaatgTTTACATACTCGCAACCAATCAAATTAGATTTGATGTATTGTATTTCTGGAGAGGGGGAGTTGGAGACCTGTCAGGCCTCTCCTGTAGGACACCTCACTGATCGAGGCTCACATTGGAACTATATTTAATGTTTTAATTGTGTTGGTATTGTCCAGGTGTAGTGCCGTGTAAAGCCTCTGGGAAGATGAGGAATTACGGTATTGAGGTGATCAGCAACACGCCCATCCAGCTACACGCTCCTGACGGACTCAAAGCCAACAGGAATGGGGAGTTTAAGGAGgtatggccacccctcatagcctggttcctctctaggtttcctcctaggttccggcctttctagggagtttWtcctagccactgtgcttctacacctgcattgcttgctgtttggggttttaggctgggtttctgtacagcactttgagaaatcagctgatgtacgaagggctttataaatWaatttgatttgatttgtatgtgtCTGTGAAACCTCTGTGTGACWTGTATGTGTGAAAGCCATTTCCTCTGCTCCTGCGAGAGATAAAACATTTGTAATCACAAAAGGAAGATATTGGTGTAACTGCTTTACGTGTGAATGTGAGGATACATTATTTTTTCCATGTTTTGTCAATGGAAGCTAAACAAGTTGCTGGATCAAATGGCCGAGACCGCCCCACTCCATTACCCAACCCATCTCTAACCAAGCCCTATATGCTCTGACAGACACAGTACTCCCTTCTAGGACGGCGGCTCCCGGGGCACCTCAAAGTATGCGTCCAGATTGCGAATTTGTATTGAGGATGTTGCCAAGTCTCCGCCCTCTGTGAGGACCTCATTCACAGCAAGAACGGTAGACAGAAACAGGAGACATTGTTTTTATATTCGTAACGAAGAAAGTCTAACAGAAAATCAGCACCCACTCCCCTAGGATATCAGGCCATTCAGAGCTAGCCTGAAATGTGGCTCCTCCCGGACAGGCAATTCGTGGTGAACGTGAACTGGGGAACTAAGTACTTTGCCAACGTACGTGTAGAGCCCAACCGAGCAGAAGGAGACGCCAATGAACACCAGACCTAACAGAGAGAATGCGAGGGCGTCTCAAACACGACGAGAACCGCGGCTCGGCATCGCATGACTGGCAGGGAGTCACGTAACGTCTCAGCCTGGTACATATGCGATGTAGCATTAGCTGAACAGGCTCGCACAAGAACCGACCGCTAGCCACAGCACAAAGAACCAATCAGCACCGTGAAGCCTGGGGAGAAGTCGGTAGGTGAGGAGACAAATAACGGGCGTCGAGAAAGGGGCTAGCACATGAAAACAAGAAATCATCCAATCAGCATGAAACTGAGGGAGACCTTTTGTGCGAGAAACCGAGCTTCGGAGCCCTCGGAAACTTGACGCCCCAGCGAAGAAGATTTATGGACTATCAGCTAGGCTAAAGACTTAACATTGGACTGAGTCTCTCCCACGTGAACAAACGGTTGAGGCTGTATGCTACAAGTGAGTAGTAGTGGCAAATTGTGACAGACCAATATCTCAGAGTAATTAGCACTCCAagtgcttctctctctcggaaCTGAGTGTCTAAGAGAGAGGGCAAATAGAAAGGAGACTAGGGCTTCAGTGTGCGTCCTGTGAAGGGCATAAGATCCCTCCCCCACATTTATGATTCTGAAGCATCACATATTGTTATGATCATACGAGCAAGGTAAGAATTTACTTTTCTCTGGTCACTGATACTCTGCTTGTAGTTGACTACTTTGACATTAAGGCGACGAAGCCATCTCATATTGTACTGGTATATCCTGAGAGTATGTGTTGGTTAAAAGTGACTTAACAGGACCCCCGAACAAAGGTCTATAAGGAAACTATATTTTTTGTATGTCTGAATAACAATTTTTATTATGCGCATATTTGTCTAATACATCATGTTGCAAATCTGCTCAAAGAAATATTTATTATAAGTGGTAAATTATATGAGACAAAAACACGCTAATGAGACAGTTTGACTAGATCACTTCCACATCAAGAATAGTTTGAGATAGCACCCCGCTCTATCTCACCCAAACCCCCCAGTCATGAGTGTCAATACGCGCCCCATCGGAACTTACAATATAGAATTGTCATACATCGGCGTCTCTCTTAGCCACGAAACAAACTGCCaatagttttttcacaattcagaGTTGTTATTCTGGGATATAAGTCGCTCCCTGTATTAGACTAGAAGTCAAGGTTGAGCTAGCGTAGCCGATGTGACGCAATTCTCATCTGAGGGAGAGCACAGAAGCGTCTTAGTTCCTTGGGGCAGTTCCTGCAATGACTAACTTAACAAGGTTTGAGTTAGTTGAAATAAACAGACCATATCTTATCAGGTATAGTTGTATGTGGAGCGCTCACTATGCAGTCACTATATATTCACGCGCGAAGCTCAGAAGGTATCCTAAGAGCAAGTAATATGGCTAGTGGGACACCTAACGTGTCCTATTACTCGATAATAGGAATTTTTGAAGAATACGGAATAGAGTATGTGGTGAAAATTTTCTAATATCCACACAAGACCGTAGTGGCTGCGACCAAAATAAATATACTCTTATAGACACCAGTTATTCCTTACGCCAAGGACAAGGTGATATGATTAAGAGGCTCTTGCCCCTTTGTTGTAATATATATTGCCAATTTGCTATCGTTAGAAGTCTTAACGAAGTGTGTGAGCTGATTTATAGTTGCCAATAGTATCTGGCATAGCAATAAGTCGACTCTCAAGGACTTGAGTCTCCGAAGAGCGATTTATTTAATTATCAATTTATGTAGCAGTAAATACCTGAGTTTAACCCATAGTATGAGTACTAGGTTGATATCAGATCTCTACGTGTTGACACATATCACCAGATAAGGGCTGAGTTAAAGAAATTGTAACGCCAACTTGGGAGTGATACTGACCTCCTATAAACTCGTCATGCCAGGGAACCCGCCTATAAGCCCAGAGAGAGCGGGCCGATAAGTTTACGCCCTCCAATCCCACACTCTCACTCTGAACTCGCAACCCCAGTGACCGACATGGTACTAGCGGGTTAAAGGATAGCACTAAAGTCTAATCCGCATGGTGAATATCAGTAGTCTCTGTGAGAACAGATCTATATGAGAGCTTATCCGCGTTTCGGAGTAAGAGAACGCAGTCATAATGCATAAGACTACTATTACATCATCTTCCTAAGTGACTACTAGCTTTGACGGATGCGCAAATTAAGATCGTAACGTGGAAGGTTCTCTTAGGTATTGGGTATGAcagaggagcaggaagagacgGGGTGTAAAGCGGGACTCGGGAATATAGGAGGAATATGTCGATTAAACAATAAATATGTAAATTAGGCCAGTACTCATCTAATCCAAGGTCCCCAGTCGACTACCTGGACCGGAGAGAATGACAATGGGTAGTTACATGACTGGATTCTCCCTAAGGTTGTGCTCTTGCATTATTTAAATTTCCAGTTAGGCAGTTGACACTGGACAGTACTACGAAGGAACAAACCCAACTCACGCGATAGGTGGTCAAGTTGATGAGACGTATTAGATAGTATAGGGTATCTTCGCAAAGTTGTTAAAATTACCATCTGGGCGCCGCACGGCTTGAGACCTCTAATGTGTGCACGAGTATGTGACGATAAGATATTCCCCTAACTGCCCACCCAGTATTTCATGCCTTAACGGACCATTTCAAAGTGTCGACTGTAGTTAGTGAGCTTTTGCTCAGGCGACTGGGCGACAGGGAGATCGAGCAGCCTTGTGACACTTCTATTGCCAAGTAATATCAACTGACTAGCTAAAAACCTGTAGTGTATCGAAGAACCATAGAATACTATTCTATATACCATAGTGTTATATCCAGAATCGACACCTTGTGATAGTTCGTGTATGCTGCGTACGCCACTAGTATCCACGCCTTATTCTCTAAATGATCTAGCGCGATAAGGGTATATATAATTGCACATGGCGAACCGTTGTAAAAGATCTCGTTGACTCAGAGCACTTACTAGAATGGATGCTATTCCTGATTTGGCCAATCGCTTATTGTTCAACTGTATCTGCTACAATCTGTGATTGC
The genomic region above belongs to Salvelinus sp. IW2-2015 unplaced genomic scaffold, ASM291031v2 Un_scaffold4606, whole genome shotgun sequence and contains:
- the ddb2 gene encoding DNA damage-binding protein 2 — its product is MARAKKAPSEASESKQKSRKQNGETSGAAGQTISKKLRQKMDGKTTLKTGPVFPTTMTKFSVGKRSGPGSILHYIYQSTLGQSLHSQMRQCLQEPFVRSLSSYKLHRTASPFDRRVTCLEWHPTHPTTLAVGSKGGDVVLWDYSVLNKTSFIQGVGPGGSITALKFNPYNPTQLFTSSVRGTTSLQDFNGTTLRVFTNTETWEKEPGILLAG